In one window of Streptosporangium sp. NBC_01495 DNA:
- a CDS encoding lamin tail domain-containing protein, protein MIKTSLRAFMGAIVVFVVLPISFAPAAHAATVPSQGSATQLDVGNWNVEWFGDTGSGPTNEALQQANVRDVMAGANMDVWGLSEVVSTSAFNTLVSGMPGFTGVLANNPIVTNGPQYYSDFSNAEQKVALVWRSSMASLVSAKVILTSQNSNFAGRPPVEFTLRGTFDGATRDLVFIVLHAKAGSTQDAWNLRNPASQALKSYLDSTHPTQDVFVIGDWNDDVDTSITTGNASPYANFVNNTARYGFPTRALSLAGVASTTGYPDFIDHQLNTNEVNAKYVAGSATAFQPQAYVPNYATTTSDHYPVLARYNFTLGGGGGTNQPPTAAFMRSCTNITCTFTDGSTDADGTIAGRSWTFGDGQTSTATNPSVTYAAAGTYPVSLTVTDNGGAKHTTTQNVTVTAGGGGPANVIINEVLANEPGSSTAGEAVEIVNIGGTAISIAGWTVRDGTALRHTFAAGTTLQPGKAITVFGGASSIPGGIVAVAASTGDLNLANSGDQVTLRDAAGATVQSMTYTSSQASSDGVSINRSPDGSATGAWVKHNTISSLTRSPGQRANGTVY, encoded by the coding sequence TTGATCAAGACCAGTCTCCGCGCGTTCATGGGGGCGATCGTCGTCTTCGTGGTGTTGCCGATCAGCTTCGCCCCGGCGGCGCACGCCGCCACCGTGCCGTCGCAGGGTTCCGCCACCCAGCTCGACGTCGGCAACTGGAACGTCGAGTGGTTCGGCGACACGGGCTCCGGCCCGACCAACGAGGCGCTGCAGCAGGCCAACGTTCGCGACGTCATGGCCGGTGCCAACATGGATGTCTGGGGCCTGTCCGAGGTCGTCAGCACGTCCGCGTTCAACACCCTTGTCTCTGGTATGCCCGGCTTCACCGGGGTCCTGGCGAACAACCCGATCGTGACGAACGGGCCGCAGTACTACTCCGACTTCAGCAACGCCGAGCAGAAGGTCGCGCTCGTCTGGCGCAGCAGCATGGCCAGCCTGGTGAGCGCGAAGGTCATCCTGACGAGCCAGAACAGCAACTTCGCCGGTCGCCCGCCGGTCGAGTTCACGCTGCGCGGCACCTTCGACGGCGCGACCCGTGACCTCGTCTTCATCGTCCTGCACGCGAAGGCCGGCTCCACCCAGGACGCGTGGAACCTGCGCAACCCCGCGTCCCAGGCCCTCAAGTCGTACCTCGACTCGACGCACCCGACGCAGGACGTCTTCGTGATCGGCGACTGGAACGACGACGTCGACACGTCCATCACGACCGGGAACGCGTCGCCGTACGCCAACTTCGTGAACAACACGGCGCGTTACGGCTTCCCGACGCGGGCGCTGTCCTTGGCCGGAGTCGCGTCGACCACAGGCTACCCGGACTTCATCGACCACCAGCTCAACACCAACGAGGTCAACGCGAAGTACGTCGCGGGCTCGGCGACCGCGTTCCAGCCCCAGGCCTACGTTCCGAACTACGCGACCACGACCAGCGATCACTACCCGGTGCTGGCCCGGTACAACTTCACCCTCGGCGGCGGAGGCGGCACCAACCAGCCGCCCACGGCCGCGTTTATGCGCTCCTGCACCAACATCACGTGCACCTTCACCGACGGCAGCACCGACGCTGACGGCACGATCGCGGGCCGCAGCTGGACCTTCGGTGACGGCCAGACCTCGACAGCTACGAACCCCTCGGTCACCTACGCCGCGGCGGGCACCTACCCGGTGAGCCTTACCGTGACCGACAACGGCGGCGCCAAGCACACCACGACCCAGAACGTCACGGTCACCGCGGGCGGCGGCGGTCCGGCCAACGTCATCATCAACGAGGTCCTCGCCAACGAGCCGGGGAGCAGCACCGCCGGCGAGGCCGTCGAGATCGTGAACATCGGTGGCACCGCGATCTCCATCGCGGGCTGGACGGTCCGAGACGGCACGGCCCTACGACACACCTTCGCGGCCGGCACGACGCTGCAGCCCGGCAAGGCGATCACCGTGTTCGGGGGAGCCTCCAGCATCCCCGGTGGCATCGTGGCCGTGGCGGCGAGCACCGGTGACCTCAACCTGGCCAACAGCGGTGACCAGGTGACCCTCCGGGATGCGGCCGGTGCGACGGTCCAGTCGATGACCTACACCTCGAGCCAGGCGAGCTCTGATGGCGTCTCGATCAACCGGAGCCCTGACGGCTCGGCGACCGGCGCGTGGGTCAAGCACAACACGA